One window of the Azospirillum sp. TSH58 genome contains the following:
- the fdhF gene encoding formate dehydrogenase subunit alpha, with product MSDRILFHLDDELVEAHAGETIWQVANRLGTEIPHLCYADEPGYRADGNCRACMVEIDGERAMSASCVRHPTPGMRVRSASENAKFARKMVIEMLVADQPKREEAHDPDSKFWRWADRLEVSDSRFPSREHAPKPDFSHPAMAVQLDACIQCNLCVRACREVQVNDVIGMALRGHKETIVFDFADPMGDSTCVACGECVQACPTGALMPKTQVDLNSGVFAAAPDRQVDSVCPYCGVGCQLTYNIKDEKLLSVTGRDGPANKNRLCVKGRFGFDYIHHPHRLTKPLIRKEGVSKHDVDIDPLNPLTHFREASWEEALEVATAGLRKIRDERGGSALAGFGSAKGSNEEAYLFQKLVRVGFGTNNVDHCTRLCHASSVAALIEGIGSGAVTAPFMAAKDAEVIVVIGSNPTENHPVAATFFKNAAKRGAKLVIMDPRGQVLKRHASHMLQFKPGRDVPMLNAMLNVIITEGLYDAQYVAEHTQDFEELRTHIASYTPEAMEPVCGIPADQLREVARLYATSKGSIIFWGMGVSQHTHGTDNVRCLIALSLVTGQIGRPGTGLHPLRGQNNVQGASDAGLIPMMFPDYRPVDDPEVHAFYEDFWDTKLDSKRGLTVVEIMDAIHAGSLHGMYVMGENPAMSDPDVEHARDALAKLDHLVVQDLFLTETAKYADVVLPASAWPEKTGTVTNTNRQVQLGRQALPPPGEARQDLWIVNAMARGLGLDWNYEHPRDVFREMKGAMPSLDNITWERLERERSVTYPSLSADDPGQEIVFGDGFPTATGRGRLVPADVIPPAEEPDAEFPMVLTTGRQLEHWHTGSMTRRAQVLDDLEPEAVAYMSPADLRRMGAKGGDWMKVTTRRGTIELKARSDYNVPSGLVFVPFCYAEAAANVLTNPKLDPYGKIPEFKFAAARIEPAA from the coding sequence ATGAGCGACCGCATCCTGTTCCACCTCGACGACGAACTCGTCGAAGCCCACGCCGGCGAGACCATCTGGCAGGTCGCCAACCGCCTGGGCACCGAGATCCCGCATCTCTGCTACGCCGACGAGCCGGGCTACCGCGCGGACGGCAACTGCCGGGCCTGCATGGTCGAGATCGACGGCGAGCGCGCCATGTCGGCCTCCTGCGTGCGCCATCCGACGCCGGGCATGCGCGTCCGCTCGGCCAGCGAGAACGCCAAGTTCGCCCGCAAGATGGTCATCGAGATGCTGGTCGCCGACCAGCCGAAGCGGGAGGAGGCCCACGACCCCGACAGCAAGTTCTGGCGCTGGGCCGACCGTCTGGAGGTCTCGGACAGCCGCTTCCCCAGCCGTGAGCACGCGCCGAAGCCCGACTTCAGCCACCCGGCCATGGCGGTGCAGCTCGACGCCTGCATCCAGTGCAACCTGTGCGTCCGCGCCTGCCGCGAGGTCCAGGTCAACGACGTGATCGGCATGGCGCTGCGCGGCCACAAGGAGACGATCGTCTTCGACTTCGCCGACCCGATGGGCGACAGCACCTGCGTCGCCTGCGGCGAGTGCGTCCAGGCCTGCCCGACCGGCGCGCTGATGCCGAAGACCCAGGTGGACCTGAACAGCGGCGTCTTCGCCGCCGCCCCGGACCGCCAGGTCGACAGCGTCTGCCCCTATTGCGGCGTCGGCTGCCAGCTCACCTACAACATCAAGGATGAGAAGCTGCTGTCGGTGACGGGCCGCGACGGTCCCGCCAACAAGAACCGGCTGTGCGTGAAGGGCCGCTTCGGCTTCGACTACATCCACCACCCGCACCGTCTGACCAAGCCGCTGATCCGCAAGGAGGGCGTGTCCAAGCACGACGTGGACATCGACCCGCTCAACCCGCTGACCCATTTCCGCGAGGCGAGCTGGGAGGAGGCCCTGGAGGTCGCCACCGCCGGCCTGCGCAAGATCCGCGACGAGCGGGGCGGCTCGGCTCTGGCCGGCTTCGGTTCGGCCAAGGGCTCCAACGAGGAAGCCTACCTGTTCCAGAAGCTGGTGCGCGTCGGCTTCGGCACCAACAACGTCGACCATTGCACCCGCCTGTGCCACGCCTCCTCGGTGGCGGCTCTGATCGAGGGCATCGGGTCGGGCGCGGTGACGGCTCCCTTCATGGCGGCCAAGGACGCCGAGGTGATCGTCGTCATCGGCTCCAACCCGACGGAGAACCACCCGGTCGCCGCGACCTTCTTCAAGAACGCGGCCAAGCGCGGCGCCAAGCTGGTCATCATGGACCCGCGCGGGCAGGTGCTGAAGCGCCACGCCAGCCACATGCTCCAGTTCAAGCCGGGCCGCGACGTGCCCATGCTGAACGCCATGCTGAACGTCATCATCACCGAGGGGCTGTACGACGCGCAGTATGTGGCCGAGCACACCCAGGACTTCGAGGAGCTGCGCACCCACATCGCCAGCTACACCCCGGAGGCCATGGAGCCGGTCTGCGGCATCCCGGCGGACCAGCTCCGCGAGGTCGCGCGCCTCTACGCCACCTCCAAGGGCTCGATCATCTTCTGGGGCATGGGCGTGTCGCAGCACACCCACGGCACCGACAACGTGCGCTGCCTGATCGCCCTGTCGCTGGTCACCGGCCAGATCGGGCGCCCCGGCACCGGCCTGCACCCGCTGCGCGGCCAGAACAACGTCCAGGGCGCCTCCGACGCCGGCCTGATCCCGATGATGTTCCCGGACTACCGCCCGGTGGACGACCCGGAGGTCCACGCCTTCTACGAGGATTTCTGGGACACCAAGCTGGACTCCAAGCGCGGCCTGACGGTCGTCGAGATCATGGACGCGATCCACGCCGGCTCGCTGCACGGCATGTACGTGATGGGCGAGAACCCGGCCATGTCCGACCCGGACGTGGAGCACGCCCGCGACGCGCTCGCCAAGCTCGACCATCTGGTGGTGCAGGACCTGTTCCTGACCGAGACGGCCAAATACGCCGACGTGGTTCTGCCCGCCTCGGCCTGGCCGGAGAAGACCGGAACGGTGACCAACACCAACCGTCAGGTCCAGCTCGGCCGCCAGGCCCTGCCGCCTCCGGGCGAGGCCCGGCAGGATCTGTGGATCGTCAACGCCATGGCCCGCGGCCTGGGTCTGGACTGGAACTACGAGCATCCGCGCGACGTGTTCCGGGAGATGAAGGGGGCGATGCCGTCGCTCGACAACATCACCTGGGAGCGGCTGGAGCGCGAGCGCTCGGTCACCTACCCCAGCCTGTCCGCGGACGATCCGGGCCAGGAGATCGTGTTCGGCGACGGCTTCCCCACGGCCACCGGCCGCGGGCGTCTGGTCCCCGCCGACGTGATCCCGCCGGCCGAGGAGCCGGACGCCGAGTTCCCGATGGTCCTGACCACCGGGCGCCAGCTGGAGCATTGGCACACCGGGTCGATGACCCGTCGCGCCCAGGTTCTGGACGATCTGGAGCCGGAGGCGGTGGCCTACATGAGCCCGGCGGACCTGCGGCGGATGGGCGCCAAGGGCGGCGACTGGATGAAGGTCACCACCCGGCGCGGCACCATCGAGCTGAAGGCGCGGTCGGACTACAACGTCCCGTCCGGGCTGGTGTTCGTGCCCTTCTGCTACGCCGAGGCGGCGGCCAACGTGCTGACCAACCCGAAACTGGACCCCTACGGGAAGATTCCCGAGTTCAAGTTCGCCGCGGCCCGGATCGAGCCGGCGGCATAG
- a CDS encoding IclR family transcriptional regulator has protein sequence MKTQALMMAPPAPRAEGRAETVDRAAKGNLVQSLSRALSIMTILGQSDSPMSLTAVAEAAHLSPSTAHRLLTTLQEERYVRFDQGKRGWAVGVQAYMTGTGFLKTRSLLDVARPRMRRLMEETSEVVNLAIEENGEAIYLHRVGGPRVAQAALPVTDRTLLHCSAVGKALLAGMPDTRVQSIVTQRGMRQFTRTTVSSIPALHRELILTRDRGYAVDQEERVSGLHCVAAAIYDEQARVIGALSLSSTNRRLDDARVVAFGEMVKRTAAAVTAEIGGRFPT, from the coding sequence ATGAAGACGCAAGCGCTGATGATGGCACCCCCGGCCCCGCGGGCCGAAGGCCGCGCGGAGACGGTGGACCGTGCGGCGAAGGGCAATCTCGTGCAGTCGCTGTCGCGGGCACTGAGCATCATGACCATCCTCGGCCAGTCGGACAGCCCGATGAGCCTGACCGCGGTGGCCGAGGCGGCGCATCTCTCGCCCTCCACGGCGCACCGTCTGCTGACCACGCTGCAGGAGGAGCGCTACGTGCGCTTCGACCAGGGCAAGCGCGGCTGGGCGGTCGGGGTGCAGGCCTACATGACCGGCACCGGCTTCCTGAAGACGCGCAGCCTGCTCGACGTCGCCCGCCCGCGCATGCGCCGGCTGATGGAGGAGACCAGCGAGGTCGTCAATCTGGCGATCGAGGAGAACGGCGAGGCCATCTATCTGCACCGCGTCGGCGGTCCGCGCGTCGCCCAGGCGGCGCTGCCCGTCACCGACCGCACGCTGCTGCACTGTTCCGCCGTGGGCAAGGCGCTGCTCGCCGGCATGCCCGACACGCGGGTGCAGAGCATCGTGACCCAGCGCGGCATGCGCCAGTTCACCCGGACCACCGTGTCGTCGATCCCAGCGCTGCACCGGGAGCTGATCCTGACGCGCGACCGCGGCTACGCCGTGGACCAGGAGGAGCGGGTCAGCGGCCTTCACTGCGTCGCCGCGGCGATCTACGACGAGCAGGCCCGCGTCATCGGCGCCCTGTCGCTGTCGAGCACCAACCGGCGCCTGGACGACGCCCGCGTCGTGGCCTTCGGCGAGATGGTCAAGCGCACCGCCGCGGCGGTGACGGCCGAGATCGGCGGGCGCTTTCCCACCTGA
- the soxR gene encoding redox-sensitive transcriptional activator SoxR: protein MAILDPADIDKDLSVGEVAERSGVAVSTIHFYESKGLIASWRSSGNQRRFPRDVLRRIAVIKVAQRLGVPLATIAQALKTLPDGRTPTAEDWKRLSAAWKADLDERIAVLTKLRDGLEDCIGCGCLSLGECPLRNPWDELSENGPGPRLLDPR from the coding sequence ATGGCGATTCTCGATCCCGCCGACATCGACAAGGACCTTTCCGTGGGCGAGGTCGCGGAACGCTCCGGTGTGGCAGTGTCCACCATCCACTTCTACGAATCAAAGGGGCTGATCGCGAGCTGGCGGAGCAGCGGCAACCAGCGCCGCTTCCCCCGCGACGTGCTCCGGCGCATCGCCGTCATCAAGGTCGCCCAGCGCCTGGGCGTCCCGCTGGCCACCATCGCGCAGGCGCTGAAGACCCTGCCGGACGGCCGCACGCCCACCGCAGAGGACTGGAAACGCTTGTCCGCGGCCTGGAAAGCGGATCTGGACGAGCGCATCGCCGTGCTCACCAAACTGCGCGACGGGCTGGAGGACTGCATCGGCTGCGGCTGCCTGTCGCTCGGCGAATGCCCGCTGCGCAACCCCTGGGACGAGCTTTCGGAGAACGGTCCCGGCCCGCGCCTGCTCGATCCGCGGTGA
- the frc gene encoding formyl-CoA transferase, with amino-acid sequence MSKPLEGIKIIDFTHVQAGPACTQLLAWYGADVIKVERPGSGDVTRNQLRDIPDADALYFTMLNSNKRSLTLDTKTPQGKEILEKLIKESDVLVENFGPGALDRMGFTWERINELNPGMIVASVKGFSDGHHYEDLKVYENVAQCAGGAASTTGFWDGPPTVSAAALGDSNTGMHLAIGILTALMGRSKTGKGQKVAVSMQDSVINLCRVKLRDQQRLDRVGYLEEYPQYPHGEFSDVVPRGGNAGGGGQPGWVLKCKGAETDPNAYIYFTIQGHAWAPICKALGKPEWIDDPAYNTALARQDKIFDIFAFIEGWLADKTKYEAVDILRKFDIPCAPVLTMKEIADCPSLRKSGTIVEVDHKARGKYLTVGSPIKFSDMTVEVTGSPLLGEHSDEVLASLGYTPEQIAELHANKVV; translated from the coding sequence ATGAGCAAGCCGCTCGAAGGGATCAAGATCATCGACTTCACCCACGTTCAGGCCGGCCCCGCCTGCACGCAGCTCCTCGCCTGGTACGGCGCGGACGTCATCAAGGTGGAGCGGCCGGGTTCCGGCGACGTCACCCGCAACCAGCTCCGTGACATTCCCGACGCCGACGCGCTCTACTTCACGATGCTGAACAGCAACAAGCGCTCGCTGACGCTGGACACCAAGACCCCGCAGGGCAAGGAAATCCTTGAGAAGCTGATCAAGGAATCCGACGTCCTCGTAGAGAACTTCGGGCCGGGCGCGCTCGACCGCATGGGCTTCACCTGGGAGCGCATCAACGAGCTGAACCCGGGCATGATCGTCGCCTCGGTGAAGGGCTTCAGCGACGGCCACCATTACGAGGACCTGAAGGTCTACGAGAACGTCGCCCAGTGCGCCGGCGGTGCGGCGTCGACCACCGGCTTCTGGGACGGCCCGCCGACCGTCAGCGCCGCCGCGCTGGGCGACAGCAACACCGGCATGCACCTCGCCATCGGCATCCTGACCGCCCTCATGGGCCGTTCGAAGACCGGCAAGGGCCAGAAGGTCGCCGTGTCGATGCAGGACTCGGTCATCAACCTCTGCCGCGTCAAGCTGCGCGACCAGCAGCGTCTCGACCGCGTCGGCTACCTGGAGGAGTACCCGCAGTACCCGCACGGCGAGTTCTCCGACGTGGTTCCGCGCGGCGGCAACGCCGGCGGCGGTGGCCAGCCGGGCTGGGTCCTGAAGTGCAAGGGCGCCGAGACCGATCCGAACGCCTACATCTACTTCACCATCCAGGGCCACGCCTGGGCGCCGATCTGCAAGGCCCTCGGCAAGCCGGAGTGGATCGACGATCCGGCCTACAACACCGCCCTGGCGCGTCAGGACAAGATCTTCGACATCTTCGCCTTCATCGAAGGCTGGCTGGCCGACAAGACGAAGTACGAGGCGGTCGACATCCTGCGCAAGTTCGACATCCCGTGCGCCCCGGTGCTGACCATGAAGGAAATCGCCGATTGCCCGTCGCTCCGCAAGAGCGGCACGATCGTCGAGGTCGATCATAAGGCCCGCGGCAAGTACCTGACGGTCGGCAGCCCGATCAAGTTCTCCGACATGACCGTCGAAGTGACCGGGTCGCCGCTGCTCGGCGAGCACTCCGACGAGGTTCTGGCCAGCCTCGGCTATACCCCGGAACAGATCGCCGAGTTGCACGCCAACAAGGTTGTCTGA